From Pontibacter actiniarum, a single genomic window includes:
- a CDS encoding FKBP-type peptidyl-prolyl cis-trans isomerase, which translates to MKIEKNKVVTLTYELRIMDENGEPSLIETADKEQPMAFIYGMSGLPEQFEEQLGGLSTGDSFDFKLDSEEGYGGYDENAVVDLPKKSFEIEGTVPGDLLEIGNYIPMTDSEGNQLQGRVVEVTNDTVKMDFNHPLSGKELYFKGKVEDVRDATPEELDHGHVHGAGGHHH; encoded by the coding sequence ATGAAGATTGAAAAAAACAAAGTAGTTACCTTAACCTACGAGTTGCGCATCATGGATGAGAACGGCGAGCCAAGCCTGATCGAAACGGCAGATAAAGAGCAACCGATGGCTTTTATCTACGGCATGAGCGGCTTACCGGAGCAATTTGAGGAGCAGCTTGGCGGCCTTAGCACCGGCGACAGCTTCGACTTTAAACTGGACTCAGAAGAAGGTTACGGCGGCTACGATGAAAACGCGGTGGTGGACCTTCCTAAAAAGTCTTTCGAGATCGAGGGCACAGTACCGGGAGATCTGCTTGAGATTGGCAACTACATCCCTATGACCGACAGCGAAGGCAACCAGCTGCAGGGCCGTGTAGTGGAGGTAACAAACGATACCGTTAAAATGGACTTCAACCACCCGCTGTCTGGCAAGGAGCTATACTTTAAGGGCAAAGTGGAAGACGTACGCGATGCCACTCCTGAGGAGCTGGATCACGGCCACGTACACGGAGCAGGCGGTCATCACCACTAA